In Lates calcarifer isolate ASB-BC8 linkage group LG15, TLL_Latcal_v3, whole genome shotgun sequence, one genomic interval encodes:
- the LOC108887813 gene encoding hepcidin-like isoform X5, producing the protein MKTFSVAVAVAVVLAIICIQESSAFTFTGVQELEELMSNDNPVAEHEETAVDSWMMPYNFRQKRQSGPAAKKCRLCCNCCPGMRGCGVCCKF; encoded by the exons ATGAAGACATTCAGTGTTGCAGTTGCAGTGGCCGTCGTGCTCGCCATCATTTGCATTCAGGAGAGTTCTGCCTTCACATTCACTGGG GTACAAGAGCTGGAGGAGCTAATGAGCAATGACAATCCAGTTGCTGAACATGAAGAGACAGCAGTGGATTCATGGATG ATGCCATATAACTTCAGACAGAAGCGTCAGAGCGGCCCTGCTGCAAAAAAGTGCCGTTTGTGCTGTAACTGTTGCCCAGGGATGAGAGGCTGCGGTGTTTGCTGCAAATTCTGA